A single genomic interval of Ramlibacter sp. harbors:
- a CDS encoding helix-hairpin-helix domain-containing protein: MLKKILAFVAMLYAAACFAAVDVNKASAAELDGIKGIGPAISGRIIDERKKGSFKDWSDFISRVKGVGEGNAAKFSTEGLTVNGAGFKGAAAPAAAKEEKAADKKAEAKPAAAPAAAAAPAAKEEKKDPKAEAKMKADEAKAKKEADKKAKAEEKAKKAEEAKAKKEADMKAKEEAKKAKAAKKDDKKAEAPKAAASAAKK, translated from the coding sequence ATGTTGAAGAAAATCCTGGCCTTCGTGGCCATGCTGTACGCCGCCGCCTGCTTCGCTGCCGTTGACGTGAACAAGGCCAGCGCCGCCGAGCTCGATGGCATCAAGGGCATTGGCCCGGCCATTTCCGGCCGGATCATTGACGAGCGCAAGAAGGGCAGCTTCAAGGACTGGAGCGACTTCATCAGCCGCGTCAAGGGCGTGGGCGAAGGCAACGCCGCCAAGTTCTCCACCGAAGGCCTGACCGTCAACGGCGCCGGCTTCAAGGGCGCGGCCGCGCCGGCTGCCGCCAAGGAAGAAAAGGCCGCCGACAAGAAGGCAGAAGCCAAGCCCGCCGCCGCCCCTGCAGCCGCTGCGGCGCCCGCCGCCAAGGAGGAAAAGAAGGACCCCAAGGCCGAAGCCAAGATGAAGGCCGACGAAGCCAAGGCCAAGAAGGAAGCCGACAAGAAAGCCAAGGCAGAAGAAAAAGCCAAAAAGGCCGAGGAAGCCAAAGCCAAGAAAGAGGCTGACATGAAGGCCAAGGAAGAAGCCAAGAAGGCCAAGGCCGCGAAGAAAGACGACAAGAAGGCTGAAGCGCCCAAGGCCGCCGCCAGCGCCGCCAAGAAGTAA
- the rfaD gene encoding ADP-glyceromanno-heptose 6-epimerase, whose protein sequence is MTRIVVTGAAGFIGSNLVKGLNARGIDDIIAVDDLTQGDKFRNLADLRIADYLDASVFYDRFADGAFGRVEAVFHEGACSDTMETNGRYMMENNYSLSCNLFAACQKRGTRLLYASSAATYGGSDTFRETPEFEKPLNVYGYSKLLFDQRMRRELGTDFSAATTQVAGFRYFNVYGPREQHKGRMASVAFHQFNQFQAEGRVKLFGEYGGYAPGEQMRDFVFIDDVVAVNLWFLDHPDRSGIFNLGTGRAQPFNDVALAVVNGMRTRKHQPALDLTGATQAQLIEYVAFPDALRGKYQCYTQADLGRLRAAGCDHAFCDVQTGVARYIDTLGGAQG, encoded by the coding sequence ATGACCCGAATCGTTGTGACCGGCGCGGCCGGCTTCATCGGCAGCAACCTCGTCAAGGGGCTGAATGCCCGTGGCATCGACGACATCATTGCCGTCGACGACCTGACCCAGGGCGACAAGTTCCGCAACCTGGCTGACCTGCGGATCGCCGACTACCTGGACGCCAGCGTGTTCTATGACCGCTTTGCCGACGGCGCGTTTGGCCGGGTCGAGGCCGTCTTCCATGAGGGCGCGTGCAGCGACACCATGGAGACCAATGGCCGCTACATGATGGAGAACAACTACTCGCTGTCGTGCAACCTGTTCGCGGCCTGCCAGAAGCGCGGCACGCGCCTGCTGTACGCGTCGTCGGCGGCCACGTACGGCGGCTCCGACACCTTCCGCGAGACGCCGGAGTTTGAAAAGCCGCTCAACGTCTACGGCTACTCCAAGCTGCTGTTCGACCAGAGAATGCGGAGAGAACTCGGAACCGATTTCTCGGCGGCGACAACACAAGTCGCGGGCTTCCGTTACTTCAACGTGTATGGCCCGCGCGAGCAGCACAAGGGCCGCATGGCCAGCGTGGCCTTCCACCAGTTCAACCAGTTCCAGGCGGAGGGCCGCGTCAAGCTGTTCGGCGAATACGGCGGCTACGCGCCGGGCGAGCAGATGCGCGATTTCGTCTTCATCGACGACGTGGTAGCCGTCAACCTGTGGTTCCTCGACCATCCGGACCGCAGCGGCATCTTCAACCTCGGCACCGGCCGCGCCCAGCCGTTCAACGACGTGGCGCTGGCCGTGGTCAACGGCATGCGCACGCGCAAGCATCAGCCGGCGCTGGACCTGACGGGCGCCACCCAGGCACAGCTGATCGAGTACGTGGCCTTCCCCGATGCGCTGCGCGGCAAGTACCAGTGCTACACCCAGGCTGACCTGGGCCGCCTGCGCGCCGCGGGCTGCGATCACGCGTTCTGCGACGTGCAGACCGGCGTGGCGAGGTACATCGACACCCTGGGCGGTGCCCAAGGGTAA
- the rfaE1 gene encoding D-glycero-beta-D-manno-heptose-7-phosphate kinase — MNPTKDQLSKARVLVVGDAMLDRYWHGAVDRISPEAPVPVVRVTREVETIGGAGNVAFNVTTLGAQASFIGVMGDDEPGRKLEALMRDTGIQTHLARDPGLQTTVKLRVIGRQQQLLRMDFENEPDHEALASQTEAFARLVPKHGAVLFSDYGKGGLAHVGTMISAARAAGKPVLVDPKGSDYSRYAGATVITPNRAELQQVVGTWHSEAELRAKAQGLRESLQLGALLVTRSEEGMSLFDAQGEVHVTAQAREVFDVTGAGDTVIATLAALVAAGMSLRDALPLANKAGGIVVGKFGTATVSHEELFS, encoded by the coding sequence ATGAACCCGACCAAAGACCAGCTTTCCAAAGCCCGCGTGCTCGTGGTGGGCGACGCCATGCTCGACCGCTACTGGCATGGCGCGGTGGACCGCATCTCGCCCGAGGCGCCGGTGCCCGTGGTGCGGGTCACGCGCGAGGTCGAGACCATTGGCGGCGCCGGCAACGTGGCCTTCAACGTGACCACGCTGGGGGCCCAGGCCAGCTTCATCGGTGTGATGGGCGACGACGAACCCGGCCGCAAGCTCGAAGCGCTGATGCGCGACACCGGCATCCAGACCCACCTGGCGCGCGACCCGGGCCTGCAGACCACCGTGAAACTGCGGGTCATTGGCCGCCAGCAGCAACTGCTGCGCATGGACTTCGAGAACGAGCCCGACCACGAGGCGCTGGCCTCGCAGACCGAGGCCTTCGCCCGGCTGGTGCCGAAGCACGGCGCGGTGCTGTTCTCGGACTATGGCAAGGGCGGCCTGGCCCATGTGGGCACCATGATCAGCGCCGCGCGCGCCGCCGGCAAGCCGGTGCTGGTGGACCCCAAGGGCAGCGACTATTCGCGCTACGCGGGGGCCACCGTCATCACCCCCAACCGGGCCGAGCTGCAGCAGGTGGTGGGCACCTGGCACAGCGAGGCCGAGCTGCGCGCCAAGGCCCAGGGCCTGCGCGAATCGCTGCAGCTGGGCGCCCTGCTGGTCACGCGCAGCGAGGAAGGCATGAGCCTGTTCGATGCGCAGGGCGAAGTCCATGTGACGGCCCAGGCCCGCGAAGTCTTCGACGTGACCGGCGCCGGCGACACCGTGATCGCCACCCTGGCCGCCCTGGTGGCCGCCGGGATGAGCCTGCGCGACGCCCTGCCCCTGGCCAACAAGGCTGGCGGCATCGTGGTGGGCAAATTCGGCACTGCCACCGTCTCCCATGAGGAACTGTTTTCATGA
- the lapB gene encoding lipopolysaccharide assembly protein LapB has product MDFDLSWLLLGLPLVFVLGWVASRLDLRQLRIENRQAPKAYFRGLNYLLNEQQDQAIDAFIEAVQNDPDTSELHFALGNLFRRRGEYERAVRVHEHLLSRGDLARTDRDRAQHALALDFLKAGLLDRAEDALRRLEGTAFEAQARLALLAIYERSRDWAQATEVATRLEASGEGSFGTRRAHYLCEQAARVPDDQAEPLLRQALAAAPDAPRARMDLAALQSRRGDAAAAMKTLLSLAHTAPAAIALTAKRLAEAGVASGQQAQALQVLQTSYELYPSLDVLDAIAALEPDPAVARGWYGEHLKREPSLVAATKWLAGEKLADEDIHVHVQNALEHAAKPLTRYRCAACGFEAKQHFWQCPGCQAWDSYPARRVEEL; this is encoded by the coding sequence ATGGACTTTGACCTGAGCTGGCTGCTGCTGGGCCTGCCGCTGGTGTTCGTGCTGGGCTGGGTGGCCTCGCGGCTGGACCTGCGCCAGCTGCGCATCGAGAACCGGCAGGCGCCCAAGGCCTACTTTCGTGGCCTCAACTACCTGCTCAACGAGCAGCAGGACCAGGCCATCGACGCCTTCATCGAGGCCGTTCAGAACGACCCCGACACCTCCGAGCTTCACTTCGCGCTGGGCAACCTGTTTCGCCGCCGGGGCGAGTACGAGCGCGCGGTGCGCGTGCACGAGCACCTGCTGTCACGCGGCGACCTGGCCCGCACCGACCGCGACCGGGCCCAGCATGCGCTGGCCCTGGACTTCCTCAAGGCCGGGCTGCTGGACCGCGCCGAGGACGCACTGCGCCGGCTTGAAGGCACGGCCTTCGAGGCGCAGGCCCGCCTCGCACTGCTGGCCATCTACGAGCGCTCGCGCGACTGGGCCCAGGCCACCGAAGTCGCCACCCGGCTCGAGGCCTCGGGCGAAGGCAGCTTCGGCACCCGCAGGGCCCACTACCTGTGCGAACAGGCCGCCCGCGTGCCCGACGACCAGGCCGAACCGCTGCTGCGCCAGGCACTGGCGGCTGCCCCCGACGCGCCACGCGCCCGCATGGACCTGGCGGCGCTGCAAAGCCGCCGCGGCGATGCCGCCGCCGCCATGAAGACCCTGCTGTCACTGGCCCACACCGCGCCCGCCGCGATCGCGCTCACCGCGAAGCGGCTGGCTGAGGCAGGCGTGGCCAGCGGCCAGCAGGCGCAGGCCCTGCAGGTGCTGCAGACCAGCTACGAGCTGTACCCCTCGCTGGATGTGCTGGACGCCATTGCCGCGCTGGAGCCCGACCCGGCCGTGGCACGCGGCTGGTACGGCGAACACCTCAAGCGCGAACCCTCGCTGGTGGCCGCCACCAAATGGCTGGCCGGCGAAAAGCTCGCCGACGAGGACATCCATGTCCACGTGCAGAACGCGCTTGAACACGCCGCCAAGCCCCTCACGCGCTACCGCTGCGCGGCCTGCGGCTTCGAGGCCAAGCAGCATTTCTGGCAATGCCCGGGCTGCCAGGCTTGGGACAGCTACCCGGCCCGCCGGGTGGAAGAGCTATGA
- a CDS encoding DinB family protein encodes MDSPFIENYQFLARYNRWFNQRLYAACEPLGEAGRKRDGGAFFGSIHGTLNHLVWADSMWLQRFASQGVVFEALGGDLLALPAGASFATELEADWDALKARRDRLDAAVEDWLADMPASFPLSTMRYANSKGVPREHPAWKALTHFFNHQAHHRGQATTLLMQAGVDVGTTDLIALV; translated from the coding sequence ATGGACAGCCCCTTCATTGAGAACTACCAGTTCCTGGCCCGCTACAACCGCTGGTTCAACCAGCGCCTCTACGCGGCCTGCGAGCCGCTTGGAGAGGCGGGGCGCAAGCGCGATGGCGGCGCCTTTTTTGGCTCCATCCACGGCACGCTGAACCACCTCGTGTGGGCCGACTCGATGTGGCTGCAGCGTTTTGCCAGCCAGGGGGTGGTGTTCGAGGCGCTGGGCGGTGACCTGCTGGCGCTGCCCGCCGGCGCCTCGTTTGCCACCGAACTCGAAGCCGATTGGGATGCCCTCAAGGCCCGGCGTGACCGGCTGGACGCCGCGGTGGAAGACTGGCTGGCCGACATGCCGGCCAGCTTCCCCCTGAGCACCATGCGCTATGCCAACAGCAAGGGCGTGCCACGCGAGCACCCCGCCTGGAAGGCGCTGACGCACTTCTTCAACCACCAGGCGCACCACCGCGGGCAGGCCACCACCTTGCTGATGCAGGCGGGGGTGGATGTCGGCACCACCGACCTGATCGCGCTGGTTTGA